The sequence cctgAAAAGGACCGATTGCTGAATGAAGTACAAGCTGTACCTAGTTTTTTAACCGCCGAAGCCGTATAGGGTGCGGCCTTGCCTCTTCAAGGCGTACACAACATCCATGGCTGTGACAGTCTTCCTCTTGGCGTGTTCGGTGTAGGTGACGGCATCGCGGATAACGTTCTCCAAGAACACCTTCAGGACGCCACGTGTTTCCTCGTAAATGAGTCCCGAGATGCGCTTTACACCGCCGCGACGAGCCAAACGGCGGATTGCTGGCTTAGTGATACCCTGAATGTTATCCCGCAGCACTTTGCGATGACGCTTGGCGCCTCCTTTTCCCAAGCCTTTTCCTCCTTTACCGCGACCAGTCATAACTCACTATTTTCTACTGTTAACACACTGCACGAAACGAAAGTCACTGAAGAACTAATTCCTTATTTTCGACGAACTCTTATTTATACCTAAAACCCCAGAAACACGAGCGAGTCCGAACGATATGTGCGTCCCGCTCTTCGCTCTCCGCTCTCTGTTCGACAAATGAGATGCCCTCTTCTTCCCTCTCTTTTCAATCCTCCTCGTTTTGCTATATAAGTAGGTTGCAAATGCAGCTAACGTTTATTGTGTTTTGAAACGTGAAGTGAACGTGAACAGCAGTGAACTCGAAAATGGCCCGTACCAAGCAAACCGCTCGGAAATCGACTGGTGGCAAGGCGCCACGCAAACAACTGGCTACTAAGGCCGCTCGCAAGAGCGCCCCAGCCACCGGAGGCGTGAAGAAGCCCCATCGGTATCGCCCTGGAACGGTTGCCCTGCGTGAGATCCGTCGATACCAGAAGAGTACCGAGCTCCTGATCCGCAAGCTGCCTTTCCAGCGTCTGGTGCGTGAAATCGCTCAGGACTTCAAGACTGACCTGCGATTCCAGAGCTCGGCGGTGATGGCTCTGCAGGAAGCTAGCGAGGCCTATCTGGTTGGCCTCTTTGAAGATACCAACTTGTGCGCCATTCATGCCAAGCGTGTCACCATCATGCCCAAAGACATCCAGTTGGCCCGTCGCATTCGCGGCGAGCGTGCTTAAGTGGCTGCCAATGCGCTAACATACTTTGTACAAATCGGTCCTTTTCAGGACCACAAATTTCAATCAATGAGATACTAATTTTTATCTGCAGGCTTCAaccttaaaataaagaaattaactTTTCGTCCCGTTCCTTCGTAAGtgaaattattaattgtttgTAACTTTTAGtgatttgataaaattaataaatagtcGGAACACGTCGTTCGATTAGGATTGGGTGGGGTTTTTAATGTGATGGAGCTGCTATGCCGCAAGGATGGTCAAGACTTTCAAGCATCagacaaaaactaaacaaaaattagcTAGGCTAATGAATCTATTTgcttaataaaacaaaaacagaataaaaaataaattttttacattgtctttttaaTGCTAAGTGCAACCTCCacgatatttatatatatgggtcacaaaataaactgttaataggtatatatattccagAAATTATATATCGTATTTTGTAATATcagatttatttaatagaataGATTCAATTTGACTGTtgtacttttaattttatcacgtttttgaaaaaatttcattactAATGTCGGCATGTTTTTAGAACGAGAGGGTTTTGTGGGACTACCACGATCAACATTAGACATTTAAGCACCaacaaaaaatcgaaaaacttttaaacGCTATCTGAAAATAAATCATATGCGTTAATGAATGCataatgttttataaaaaacaagaaaaatattattaagtatactttttacatttttttcttaaatattaactCGAGTGCGGCCTCAATGGGATTCATATATGAAACacaaattagcaaaatttgtaaaaactgtTTATAAACATGCATCCAAAGCTGGATTGTCTTAAGCAAAGACATGATATATCTAAGAAAACATcatataaatacaatattttaaattatttatatttttaacagtCAGAAATCGATTGCCGAAAGTAACAACTTGGAACATGAATTAAAATACCTAAACTAAAgataagtaaatttaattgtagtacttatttaagtaaaaggttcaaatttattttttcattagcaagttacaaaatatttctaagaaatcatattttaaaatgggtttttaaaaaaattgctcATGTTACGAATGTCTATGTTGAAGTTGATTCGGCAATAAAAGGTTGCAAAAACCAGATACTAACGTTTTGAAAACATTACCTACTTAATAGATTATTTAAGAatgtaaaacaataaaatgatTATTACATTTTAGGATCTTAAgcactaaaaacaagaaaatatgtcTGCACTTCAAACAAACATTAGCAGAGCAAATGCCTGATGCCAGACGCACAGTTAAAGTGCTCTCCTCCTCGATTCTCATCCGAACGAAGGAGGTTGGCAATAAGCGCGCGGGCCATTTTCTATACGAAAAAGTGTATTTTAGTGAAGAAAAATGTCTGAATCTGCAGTTGCAACGGCCGCTTCCCCAGTGGCTGCCCCGTCAGCGCCAGTTGAGAAGAAGGTGGCCACCAAAAAGGCATCTGGATCCGCTGCCCCAAAGGTGAAAAAGGCTGCTGCCCCGCCATCGCATCCGCCAACTCAACAAATGGTGGACGCATCCATCAAGAATTTGAAGGAACGTGGCGGCTCATCGCTTTTGGCAATCAAGAAATACATCACTGCCACCTATAAATGCGATGCCCAGAAGCTTGCTCCATTCATCAAGAAATACTTGAAATCGGCCGTGGTAAATGGAAAGCTGATCCAAACAAAGGGAAAGGGGGCGTCTGGCTCATTTAAACTGTCGGCCTCCGCCAAGAAGGATCCGAAGCCGAAGCCTGCGTCTGCTGAGAAGAAGGTGAAAAGCAAGAAGGTAGCCGTCAAGAAGACCGGATCCACCGCCAAGAAAGCTGCCGCCGGAGCTGACGACAAGAAGCCCAAGGCTAAGAAGGCTGTTGCCACCAAAAAGACCGCAGAGAAGAAGAAAACCGAGAAGGCGAAGGCCAAGGATGTCAAGAAAACTGGAACCGTAAAGGCGAAGCCAGCAGCAGCGAAGGCCAAGTCGACCGCAGCGAAGGCAAAGGCGGCGAAAGCACCAAAGGCCAAGCCAGCGGCGTCTGTTAAGCCTAAAAAGGCTGTGAAGAAAGCAGCTGCTCCTGCTACTGCTAAAAAGCCGAAAGCCAAAACTACGGCGGCCAAGAAGTAAATTGTGCAAAAGTACAGTACCTGGTACCTGCTCGCAATCGCTATTTTAGATTTCGAAATCTGAAATTAGTTTAAATAAGCCCTTTTCAGGGCTACAACGTTCGTGAACAAGAGAAAGGAACtttcaatttaaaacttaGTACATTTCACTTGTCCAATTATCTTGTTAGGCCGTTAGCATTTTTTTCACATAAGTGTGGCTGCATTGATTTTAGCAGCTGTACCAGAGAATCTTAAAATGCAAGTCACAGAATGTTCGTGGACTAGCATTGCAGAAATTCGTTATCAATAGATGACCATGATTTAATAACTATACTATAAAGCTCCAGAATAAGttctttagaaaaaaaaaactcaaattGAACTTATATCACGAATTTGATTGGCAAATGGTATATTGAAAATGAAGTTCCTTTGGTAAAATGTGTTGTGGCCCTGAAAAGGGCCGTTTTGGATCTTTCTCCCCATACGCAGCAAGAGTAAATTACTTGGAGCTGGTGTACTTGGTGACAGCCTTGGTTCCCTCACTGACGGCGTGCTTGGCCAACTCTCCGGGCAGGAGCAGGCGAACAGCCGTTTGGATCTCCCGACTGGTTATGGTCGAGCGCTTGTTGTAGTGAGCCAGACGAGACGCCTCGGCAGCAATGCGCTCGAAGATATCATTCACAAAGCTGTTCATGATGCTCATCGCCTTCGACGAAATACCGGTGTCAGGGTGGACCTGCTTCAGGACCTTGTAAATGTAGATGGCGTAGCTCTCTTTCCTCTTGCGCTTCTTCTTCTTATCGGTCTTGGTGATGTTCTTCTGGGCTTTGCCAGCCTTCTTGGCTGCCTTTCCACTAGTTTTCGGCGGCATTATTCAATTCACTTATGATTTCACAAACACAACTCACTGATCATAATGGTGTCCAAGCGCGTTCATCTTTATACTTTTTTTCGAGCAATGTTTTCAGGTCTAAGGCACCCACCCCTAAATGAACGCGCAGGCAGACGCAAAAGTATAAATATGTGGCTACCCGGGGCTCGTCGAGCATTCGTTTTCAGTGTGTAAAGTGAACTAAGTGAAATACTCGTAAAGAAAAATGTCTGGTCGTGGAAAAGGTGGCAAAGTGAAGGGAAAGGCAAAGTCCCGCTCTAACCGTGCCGGTCTTCAGTTCCCAGTGGGCCGTATTCACCGTTTGCTCCGCAAGGGCAACTATGCCGAGCGAGTTGGGGCCGGCGCTCCAGTTTACCTGGCTGCTGTGATGGAATATCTGGCCGCTGAGGTTCTCGAATTGGCTGGCAATGCTGCTCGTGACAACAAGAAGACTAGGATTATTCCTCGTCATCTGCAGCTGGCCATCCGCAACGACGAGGAGTTGAACAAACTGCTCTCCGGCGTCACCATTGCCCAGGGTGGAGTGTTGCCCAACATCCAGGCTGTTCTGTTGCCCAAGAAGACCGAGAAGAAGGCTTAAACGTTTTAAATGCGGAGCCAATTACATACTTgtacataaaaaacaaacccAACCGTCCTTTTCAGGACGACCAAGTTTTTACCAAAGAAGTAAAGATTTTCCAATACGTATAtcatattattaaaacaagaaaatacgtTGAAATATCGATTGGGAAACAGAAGTAGGTTTTGTATATGCGTTGGTCCTATAGCACTTGGTCAGATATAAGATCTGGAATATTCTAAGAAGTTCGTCGCCAAAAAGACGCATTTCCTTTAATGCTGTATCTGCAAGCGGTACAGCTTCTACAAAACACTAACCTGAACCTCCCatttgaaatttcattttggtttAATGCAATATGTATATGCAGTATCAACTTTCGAGTTCCCGGTCAGTAGGCCAATgaatcaaaaaattatttgaattttttctccttcgaaaatttgaatggtggtcctgAAAAGGACCGATTGCTGAATGAAGTACAAGCTGTACCTAGTTTTTTAACCGCCGAAGCCGTATAGGGTGCGGCCTTGCCTCTTCAAGGCGTACACAACATCCATGGCTGTGACAGTCTTCCTCTTGGCGTGTTCGGTGTAGGTGACGGCATCGCGGATAACGTTCTCCAAGAACACCTTCAGGACGCCACGTGTTTCCTCGTAAATGAGTCCCGAGATGCGCTTTACACCGCCGCGACGAGCCAAACGGCGGATTGCTGGCTTAGTGATACCCTGAATGTTATCCCGCAGCACTTTGCGATGACGCTTGGCGCCTCCTTTTCCCAAGCCTTTTCCTCCTTTACCGCGACCAGTCATAACTCACTATTTTCTACTGTTAACACACTGCACGAAACGAAAGTCACTGAAGAACTAATTCCTTATTTTCGACGAACTCTTATTTATACCTAAAACCCCAGAAACACGAGCGAGTCCGAACGATATGTGCGTCCCGCTCTTCGCTCTCCGCTCTCTGTTCGACAAATGAGATGCCCTCTTCTTCCCTCTCTTTTCAATCCTCCTCGTTTTGCTATATAAGTAGGTTGCAAATGCAGCTAACGTTTATTGTGTTTTGAAACGTGAAGTGAACGTGAACAGCAGTGAACTCGAAAATGGCCCGTACCAAGCAAACCGCTCGGAAATCGACTGGTGGCAAGGCGCCACGCAAACAACTGGCTACTAAGGCCGCTCGCAAGAGCGCCCCAGCCACCGGAGGCGTGAAGAAGCCCCATCGGTATCGCCCTGGAACGGTTGCCCTGCGTGAGATCCGTCGATACCAGAAGAGTACCGAGCTCCTGATCCGCAAGCTGCCTTTCCAGCGTCTGGTGCGTGAAATCGCTCAGGACTTCAAGACTGACCTGCGATTCCAGAGCTCGGCGGTGATGGCTCTGCAGGAAGCTAGCGAGGCCTATCTGGTTGGCCTCTTTGAAGATACCAACTTGTGCGCCATTCATGCCAAGCGTGTCACCATCATGCCCAAAGACATCCAGTTGGCCCGTCGCATTCGCGGCGAGCGTGCTTAAGTGGCTGCCAATGCGCTAACATACTTTGTACAAATCGGTCCTTTTCAGGACCAGAAATTTCAATCAATGAGATACTAATTTTTATCTGCAGGCTTCAaccttaaaataaagaaattaactTTTCGTCCCGTTCCTTCGTAAGtgaaattattaattgtttgTAACTTTTAGtgatttgataaaattaataaatagtcGGAACACGTCGTTCGATTAGGATTGGGTGGGGTTTTTAATGTGATGGAGCTGCTATGCCGCAAGGATGGTCAAGACTTTCAAGCATCagacaaaaactaaacaaaaattagcTAGGCTAATGAATCTATTTgcttaataaaacaaaaacagaataaaaaataaattttttacattgtctttttaaTGCTAAGTGCAACCTCCacgatatttatatatatgggtcacaaaataaactgttaataggtatatatattccagAAATTATATATCGTATTTTGTAATATcagatttatttaatagaataGATTCAATTTGACTGTtgtacttttaattttatcacgtttttgaaaaaatttcattactAATGTCGGCATGTTTTTAGAACGAGAGGGTTTTGTGGGACTACCACGATCAACATTAGACATTTAAGCACCaacaaaaaatcgaaaaacttttaaacGCTATCTGAAAATAAATCATATGCGTTAATGAATGCataatgttttataaaaaacaagaaaaatattattaagtatactttttacatttttttcttaaatattaactCGAGTGCGGCCTCAATGGGATTCATATATGAAACacaaattagcaaaatttgtaaaaactgtTTATAAACATGCATCCAAAGCTGGATTGTCTTAAGCAAAGACATGATATATCTAAGAAAACATcatataaatacaatattttaaattatttatatttttaacagtCAGAAATCGATTGCCGAAAGTAACAACTTGGAACATGAATTAAAATACCTAAACTAAAgataagtaaatttaattgtagtacttatttaagtaaaaggttcaaatttattttttcattagcaagttacaaaatatttctaagaaatcatattttaaaatgggtttttaaaaaaattgctcATGTTACGAATGTCTATGTTGAAGTTGATTCGGCAATAAAAGGTTGCAAAAACCAGATACTAACGTTTTGAAAACATTACCTACTTAATAGATTATTTAAGAatgtaaaacaataaaatgatTATTACATTTTAGGATCTTAAgcactaaaaacaagaaaatatgtcTGCACTTCAAACAAACATTAGCAGAGCAAATGCCTGATGCCAGACGCACAGTTAAAGTGCTCTCCTCCTCGATTCTCATCCGAACGAAGGAGGTTGGCAATAAGCGCGCGGGCCATTTTCTATACGAAAAAGTGTATTTTAGTGAAGAAAAATGTCTGAATCTGCAGTTGCAACGGCCGCTTCCCCAGTGGCTGCCCCGTCAGCGCCAGTTGAGAAGAAGGTGGCCACCAAAAAGGCATCTGGATCCGCTGCCCCAAAGGTGAAAAAGGCTGCTGCCCCGCCATCGCATCCGCCAACTCAACAAATGGTGGACGCATCCATCAAGAATTTGAAGGAACGTGGCGGCTCATCGCTTTTGGCAATCAAGAAATACATCACTGCCACCTATAAATGCGATGCCCAGAAGCTTGCTCCATTCATCAAGAAATACTTGAAATCGGCCGTGGTAAATGGAAAGCTGATCCAAACAAAGGGAAAGGGGGCGTCTGGCTCATTTAAACTGTCGGCCTCCGCCAAGAAGGATCCGAAGCCGAAGCCTGCGTCTGCTGAGAAGAAGGTGAAAAGCAAGAAGGTAGCCGTCAAGAAGACCGGATCCACCGCCAAGAAAGCTGCCGCCGGAGCTGACGACAAGAAGCCCAAGGCTAAGAAGGCTGTTGCCACCAAAAAGACCGCAGAGAAGAAGAAAACCGAGAAGGCGAAGGCCAAGGATGTCAAGAAAACTGGAACCGTAAAGGCGAAGCCAGCAGCAGCGAAGGCCAAGTCGACCGCAGCGAAGGCAAAGGCGGCGAAAGCACCAAAGGCCAAGCCAGCGGCGTCTGTTAAGCCTAAAAAGGCTGTGAAGAAAGCAGCTGCTCCTGCTACTGCTAAAAAGCCGAAAGCCAAAACTACGGCGGCCAAGAAGTAAATTGTGCAAAAGTACAGTACCTGGTACCTGCTCGCAATCGCTATTTTAGATTTCGAAATCTGAAATTAGTTTAAATAAGCCCTTTTCAGGGCTACAACGTTCGTGAACAAGAGAAAGGAACtttcaatttaaaacttaGTACATTTCACTTGTCCAATTATCTTGTTAGGCCGTTAGCATTTTTTTCACATAAGTGTGGCTGCATTGATTTTAGCAGCTGTACCAGAGAATCTTAAAATGCAAGTCACAGAATGTTCGTGGACTAGCATTGCAGAAATTCGTTATCAATAGATGACCATGATTTAATAACTATACTATAAAGCTCCAGAATAAGttctttagaaaaaaaaaactcaaattGAACTTATATCACGAATTTGATTGGCAAATGGTATATTGAAAATGAAGTTCCTTTGGTAAAATGTGTTGTGGCCCTGAAAAGGGCCGTTTTGGATCTTTCTCCCCATACGCAGCAAGAGTAAATTACTTGGAGCTGGTGTACTTGGTGACAGCCTTGGTTCCCTCACTGACGGCGTGCTTGGCCAACTCTCCGGGCAGGAGCAGGCGAACAGCCGTTTGGATCTCCCGACTGGTTATGGTCGAGCGCTTGTTGTAGTGAGCCAGACGAGACGACTCTGGCAGGCAGACGCAAAAGTATAAATATGTGGCTACCCGGGGCTCGTCGAGCATTCGTTTTCAGTGTGTAAAGTGAACTAAGTGAAATACTCGTAAAGAAAAATGTCTGGTCGTGGAAAAGGTGGCAAAGTGAAGGGAAAGGCAAAGTCCCGCTCTAACCGTGCCGGTCTTCAGTTCCCAGTGGGCCGTATTCACCGTTTGCTCCGCAAGGGCAACTATGCCGAGCGAGTTGGGGCCGGCGCTCCAGTTTACCTGGCTGCTGTGATGGAATATCTGGCCGCTGAGGTTCTCGAATTGGCTGGCAATGCTGCTCGTGACAACAAGAAGACTAGGATTATTCCTCGTCATCTGCAGCTGGCCATCCGCAACGACGAGGAGTTGAACAAACTGCTCTCCGGCGTCACCATTGCCCAGGGTGGAGTGTTGCCCAACATCCAGGCTGTTCTGTTGCCCAAGAAGACCGAGAAGAAGGCTTAAACGTTTTAAATGCGGAGCCAATTACATACTTgtacataaaaaacaaacccAACCGTCCATTTCAGGACGACCATGTTTTTACCAAAGAAGTAAAGATTTTCCAATACGTATAtcatattattaaaacaagaaaatacgtTGAAATATCGATTGGGAAACAGAAGTAGGTTTTGTATATGCGTTGGTCCTATAGCACTTGGTCAGATATAAGATCTGGAATATTCTAAGAAGTTCGTCGCCAAAAAGACGCATTTCCTTTAATGCTGTATCTGCAAGCGGTACAGCTTCTACAAAACACTAACCTGAACCTCCCatttgaaatttcattttggtttAATGCAATATGTATATGCAGTATCAACTTTCGAGTTCCCGGTCAGTAGGCCAATgaatcaaaaaattatttgaattttttctccttcgaaaatttgaatggtggtcctgAAAAGGACCGATTGCTGAATGAAGTGCAAGCTGTACCTAGTTTTTTAACCGCCGCAGCCGTATAGGGTGCGGCCTTGCCTCTTCAAGGCGTACACAACATCCATGGCTGTGACAGTCTTCCTCTTGGCGTGTTCGGTGTAGGTGACGGCATCGCGGATAACGTTCTCCAAGAACACCTTCAGGACGCCACGTGTTTCCTCGTAAATGAGTCCCGAGATGCGCTTTACACCGCCGCGACGAGCCAAACGGCGGATTGCTGGCTTAGTGATACCCTGAATGTTATCCCGCAGCACTTTGCGATGACGCTTGGCGCCTCCTTTTCCCAAGCCTTTTCCTCCTTTACCGCGACCAGTCATAACTCACTATTTTCTACTGTTAACACACTGCACGAAACGAAAGTCACTGAAGAACTAATTCCTTATTTTCGACGAACTCTTATTTATACCTAAAACCCCAGAAACACGAGCGAGTCCGAACGATATGTGCGTCCCGCTCTTCGCTCTCCGCTCTCTGTTCGACAAATGAGATGCCCTCTTCTTCCCTCTCTTTTCAATCCTCCTCGTTTTGCTATATAAGTAGGTTGCAAATGCAGCTAACGTTTATTGTGTTTTGAAACGTGAAGTGAACGTGAACAGCAGTGAACTCGAAAATGGCCCGTACCAAGCAAACCGCTCGGAAATCGACTGGTGGCAAGGCGCCACGCAAACAACTGGCTACTAAGGCCGCTCGCAAGAGCGCCCCAGCCACCGGAGGCGTGAAGAAGCCCCATCGGTATCGCCCTGGAACGGTTGCCCTGCGTGAGATCCGTCGATACCAGAAGAGTACCGAGCTCCTGATCCGCAAGCTGCCTTTCCAGCGTCTGGTGCGTGAAATCGCTCAGGACTTCAAGACTGACCTGCGATTCCAGAGCTCGGCGGTGATGGCTCTGCAGGAAGCTAGCGAGGCCTATCTGGTTGGCCTCTTTGAAGATACCAACTTGTGCGCCATTCATGCCAAGCGTGTCACCATCATGCCCAAAGAC is a genomic window of Drosophila suzukii chromosome 2L, CBGP_Dsuzu_IsoJpt1.0, whole genome shotgun sequence containing:
- the LOC139352418 gene encoding histone H2B, with amino-acid sequence MPPKTSGKAAKKAGKAQKNITKTDKKKKRKRKESYAIYIYKVLKQVHPDTGISSKAMSIMNSFVNDIFERIAAEASRLAHYNKRSTITSREIQTAVRLLLPGELAKHAVSEGTKAVTKYTSSK
- the LOC139352415 gene encoding histone H4, which translates into the protein MTGRGKGGKGLGKGGAKRHRKVLRDNIQGITKPAIRRLARRGGVKRISGLIYEETRGVLKVFLENVIRDAVTYTEHAKRKTVTAMDVVYALKRQGRTLYGFGG
- the LOC139352416 gene encoding histone H3, with the translated sequence MARTKQTARKSTGGKAPRKQLATKAARKSAPATGGVKKPHRYRPGTVALREIRRYQKSTELLIRKLPFQRLVREIAQDFKTDLRFQSSAVMALQEASEAYLVGLFEDTNLCAIHAKRVTIMPKDIQLARRIRGERA
- the LOC139352417 gene encoding histone H1-like, which encodes MSESAVATAASPVAAPSAPVEKKVATKKASGSAAPKVKKAAAPPSHPPTQQMVDASIKNLKERGGSSLLAIKKYITATYKCDAQKLAPFIKKYLKSAVVNGKLIQTKGKGASGSFKLSASAKKDPKPKPASAEKKVKSKKVAVKKTGSTAKKAAAGADDKKPKAKKAVATKKTAEKKKTEKAKAKDVKKTGTVKAKPAAAKAKSTAAKAKAAKAPKAKPAASVKPKKAVKKAAAPATAKKPKAKTTAAKK
- the LOC139352244 gene encoding histone H3, producing MARTKQTARKSTGGKAPRKQLATKAARKSAPATGGVKKPHRYRPGTVALREIRRYQKSTELLIRKLPFQRLVREIAQDFKTDLRFQSSAVMALQEASEAYLVGLFEDTNLCAIHAKRVTIMPKDIQLARRIRGERA
- the LOC139352419 gene encoding histone H2A; protein product: MSGRGKGGKVKGKAKSRSNRAGLQFPVGRIHRLLRKGNYAERVGAGAPVYLAAVMEYLAAEVLELAGNAARDNKKTRIIPRHLQLAIRNDEELNKLLSGVTIAQGGVLPNIQAVLLPKKTEKKA
- the LOC139352456 gene encoding histone H4-like, with product MTGRGKGGKGLGKGGAKRHRKVLRDNIQGITKPAIRRLARRGGVKRISGLIYEETRGVLKVFLENVIRDAVTYTEHAKRKTVTAMDVVYALKRQGRTLYGCGG